In Musa acuminata AAA Group cultivar baxijiao chromosome BXJ3-11, Cavendish_Baxijiao_AAA, whole genome shotgun sequence, one DNA window encodes the following:
- the LOC135652943 gene encoding beta-glucosidase 18-like isoform X4, which produces MERRKKVVVVLASAFLFLVQSLFSTTCALRRDQFPPSFLFGTSTSAYQIEGAYQEGNKSLSNWDVFTHSQGGKIKDGSNGDVAADHYHIYMEDIELMRSLGINSYRFSISWSRVLPSIEPFVTLSHYDIPQELEDRYGAWLSPKIQKDFGYFAEVCFSKFGDRVKHWSTFNEPHLMVRHGYGTGVYPPGHRNKEFIAGHNAILSHATAVEIYRKRYQVKQQGMIGIVIFMCWFEPLRNNSLDFLVAQQVMSFQVAWFLDPIIHGDYPPEMRQALGSKLPTFSIKERRKLQYKLDFIGINHYTSLYVRDCTFSPCKSSRNIGESFIYTERNGIPIGKPTAMPNYYVVPYGIEEVVLYTMRRYNNTPMFITENGYAQHSNSSMTELLNDSDRVDSMRQYLTYLNNAMRKGADVRGYFVWSFIDNFEWLYGYTMRFGLHHVDYNTQKRTPKLSARWYKQFLHGVEVQHEHEQVDTI; this is translated from the exons atggagaggaggaagaaggtcgTCGTCGTCCTCGCATCCGCTTTCCTCTTCCTCGTGCAGTCGTTGTTTTCCACCACTTGTGCTCTCCGCCGGGATCAGTTCCCTCCATCTTTTCTCTTCGGGACCTCAACCTCCGCCTACCAG ATCGAGGGTGCATATCAAGAAGGTAACAAAAGCTTGAGCAACTGGGACGTCTTCACTCACTCACAAG GAGGCAAGATAAAGGATGGCAGCAATGGAGATGTTGCAGCTGATCATTACCACATCTACATG GAAGATATTGAGCTCATGCGTTCACTCGGAATCAACTCCTACAGGTTCTCCATTTCATGGTCGAGAGTCCTCCCAA GCATAGAACCATTTGTCACACTGAGTCACTATGACATTCCTCAAGAACTCGAAGATCGATATGGAGCTTGGCTAAGTCCAAAAATACA GAAAGATTTTGGATATTTTGCTGAGGTTTGCTTTAGCAAATTTGGTGATAGAGTGAAGCATTGGAGCACATTCAACGAGCCACATTTGATGGTGAGACATGGATATGGCACCGGAGTGTATCCTCCTGGGCATCGCAATAAAGAATTTATAGCCGGTCACAATGCGATATTATCACATGCTACCGCGGTGGAGATCTATAGGAAGAGATATCAG GTGAAACAGCAAGGCATGATTGGGATTGTAATTTTCATGTGCTGGTTTGAGCCACTCAGGAACAACTCATTGGATTTTCTAGTAGCCCAACAAGTAATGTCCTTCCAAGTTGCATG GTTTCTCGATCCAATAATCCATGGTGATTATCCACCCGAAATGCGGCAGGCTTTAGGTTCAAAACTCCCTACTTTCTCAATTAAGGAGAGGAGAAAGCTTCAATATAAGTTGGATTTTATTGGAATCAATCACTATACTAGCTTGTATGTCAGAGACTGTACCTTTTCTCCATGCAAGTCAAGTAGAAATATAGGTGAATCATTTATCTACACCGAAAGAAATGGAATTCCCATTGGAAAACCA ACCGCAATGCCAAATTACTATGTTGTTCCTTACGGCATCGAAGAGGTGGTTTTGTACACCATGAGAAGATACAATAACACCCCCATGTTCATCACTGAAAACG GTTATGCCCAACACAGCAACTCTTCGATGACGGAGTTACTGAATGACAGCGATAGAGTGGACTCCATGCGTCAGTATCTTACATATCTAAACAATGCCATGAG GAAAGGGGCAGACGTTAGGGGTTACTTCGTGTGGTCTTTCATAGATAACTTCGAATGGCTTTATGGGTACACCATGAGATTTGGACTCCATCATGTGGACTACAATAcacagaagaggacaccaaagttaTCGGCGAGGTGGTATAAGCAATTCCTACATGGTGTTGAGGTACAACATGAACATGAGCAAGTAGATACGATTTAA
- the LOC135652943 gene encoding beta-glucosidase 18-like isoform X2, translated as MERRKKVVVVLASAFLFLVQSLFSTTCALRRDQFPPSFLFGTSTSAYQIEGAYQEGNKSLSNWDVFTHSQGGKIKDGSNGDVAADHYHIYMEDIELMRSLGINSYRFSISWSRVLPRGRYGKINPTGIAFYNNLIDSLLLRGIEPFVTLSHYDIPQELEDRYGAWLSPKIQKDFGYFAEVCFSKFGDRVKHWSTFNEPHLMVRHGYGTGVYPPGHRNKEFIAGHNAILSHATAVEIYRKRYQVKQQGMIGIVIFMCWFEPLRNNSLDFLVAQQVMSFQVAWFLDPIIHGDYPPEMRQALGSKLPTFSIKERRKLQYKLDFIGINHYTSLYVRDCTFSPCKSSRNIGESFIYTERNGIPIGKPTAMPNYYVVPYGIEEVVLYTMRRYNNTPMFITENGYAQHSNSSMTELLNDSDRVDSMRQYLTYLNNAMRKGADVRGYFVWSFIDNFEWLYGYTMRFGLHHVDYNTQKRTPKLSARWYKQFLHGVEVQHEHEQVDTI; from the exons atggagaggaggaagaaggtcgTCGTCGTCCTCGCATCCGCTTTCCTCTTCCTCGTGCAGTCGTTGTTTTCCACCACTTGTGCTCTCCGCCGGGATCAGTTCCCTCCATCTTTTCTCTTCGGGACCTCAACCTCCGCCTACCAG ATCGAGGGTGCATATCAAGAAGGTAACAAAAGCTTGAGCAACTGGGACGTCTTCACTCACTCACAAG GAGGCAAGATAAAGGATGGCAGCAATGGAGATGTTGCAGCTGATCATTACCACATCTACATG GAAGATATTGAGCTCATGCGTTCACTCGGAATCAACTCCTACAGGTTCTCCATTTCATGGTCGAGAGTCCTCCCAA GAGGTCGATATGGGAAGATTAATCCGACAGGCATAGCATTCTACAACAACCTTATCGATTCCCTGTTGCTAAGAG GCATAGAACCATTTGTCACACTGAGTCACTATGACATTCCTCAAGAACTCGAAGATCGATATGGAGCTTGGCTAAGTCCAAAAATACA GAAAGATTTTGGATATTTTGCTGAGGTTTGCTTTAGCAAATTTGGTGATAGAGTGAAGCATTGGAGCACATTCAACGAGCCACATTTGATGGTGAGACATGGATATGGCACCGGAGTGTATCCTCCTGGGCATCGCAATAAAGAATTTATAGCCGGTCACAATGCGATATTATCACATGCTACCGCGGTGGAGATCTATAGGAAGAGATATCAG GTGAAACAGCAAGGCATGATTGGGATTGTAATTTTCATGTGCTGGTTTGAGCCACTCAGGAACAACTCATTGGATTTTCTAGTAGCCCAACAAGTAATGTCCTTCCAAGTTGCATG GTTTCTCGATCCAATAATCCATGGTGATTATCCACCCGAAATGCGGCAGGCTTTAGGTTCAAAACTCCCTACTTTCTCAATTAAGGAGAGGAGAAAGCTTCAATATAAGTTGGATTTTATTGGAATCAATCACTATACTAGCTTGTATGTCAGAGACTGTACCTTTTCTCCATGCAAGTCAAGTAGAAATATAGGTGAATCATTTATCTACACCGAAAGAAATGGAATTCCCATTGGAAAACCA ACCGCAATGCCAAATTACTATGTTGTTCCTTACGGCATCGAAGAGGTGGTTTTGTACACCATGAGAAGATACAATAACACCCCCATGTTCATCACTGAAAACG GTTATGCCCAACACAGCAACTCTTCGATGACGGAGTTACTGAATGACAGCGATAGAGTGGACTCCATGCGTCAGTATCTTACATATCTAAACAATGCCATGAG GAAAGGGGCAGACGTTAGGGGTTACTTCGTGTGGTCTTTCATAGATAACTTCGAATGGCTTTATGGGTACACCATGAGATTTGGACTCCATCATGTGGACTACAATAcacagaagaggacaccaaagttaTCGGCGAGGTGGTATAAGCAATTCCTACATGGTGTTGAGGTACAACATGAACATGAGCAAGTAGATACGATTTAA
- the LOC135652943 gene encoding beta-glucosidase 18-like isoform X3: protein MERRKKVVVVLASAFLFLVQSLFSTTCALRRDQFPPSFLFGTSTSAYQIEGAYQEGNKSLSNWDVFTHSQGGKIKDGSNGDVAADHYHIYMEDIELMRSLGINSYRFSISWSRVLPTGIEPFVTLSHYDIPQELEDRYGAWLSPKIQKDFGYFAEVCFSKFGDRVKHWSTFNEPHLMVRHGYGTGVYPPGHRNKEFIAGHNAILSHATAVEIYRKRYQVKQQGMIGIVIFMCWFEPLRNNSLDFLVAQQVMSFQVAWFLDPIIHGDYPPEMRQALGSKLPTFSIKERRKLQYKLDFIGINHYTSLYVRDCTFSPCKSSRNIGESFIYTERNGIPIGKPTAMPNYYVVPYGIEEVVLYTMRRYNNTPMFITENGYAQHSNSSMTELLNDSDRVDSMRQYLTYLNNAMRKGADVRGYFVWSFIDNFEWLYGYTMRFGLHHVDYNTQKRTPKLSARWYKQFLHGVEVQHEHEQVDTI, encoded by the exons atggagaggaggaagaaggtcgTCGTCGTCCTCGCATCCGCTTTCCTCTTCCTCGTGCAGTCGTTGTTTTCCACCACTTGTGCTCTCCGCCGGGATCAGTTCCCTCCATCTTTTCTCTTCGGGACCTCAACCTCCGCCTACCAG ATCGAGGGTGCATATCAAGAAGGTAACAAAAGCTTGAGCAACTGGGACGTCTTCACTCACTCACAAG GAGGCAAGATAAAGGATGGCAGCAATGGAGATGTTGCAGCTGATCATTACCACATCTACATG GAAGATATTGAGCTCATGCGTTCACTCGGAATCAACTCCTACAGGTTCTCCATTTCATGGTCGAGAGTCCTCCCAA CAGGCATAGAACCATTTGTCACACTGAGTCACTATGACATTCCTCAAGAACTCGAAGATCGATATGGAGCTTGGCTAAGTCCAAAAATACA GAAAGATTTTGGATATTTTGCTGAGGTTTGCTTTAGCAAATTTGGTGATAGAGTGAAGCATTGGAGCACATTCAACGAGCCACATTTGATGGTGAGACATGGATATGGCACCGGAGTGTATCCTCCTGGGCATCGCAATAAAGAATTTATAGCCGGTCACAATGCGATATTATCACATGCTACCGCGGTGGAGATCTATAGGAAGAGATATCAG GTGAAACAGCAAGGCATGATTGGGATTGTAATTTTCATGTGCTGGTTTGAGCCACTCAGGAACAACTCATTGGATTTTCTAGTAGCCCAACAAGTAATGTCCTTCCAAGTTGCATG GTTTCTCGATCCAATAATCCATGGTGATTATCCACCCGAAATGCGGCAGGCTTTAGGTTCAAAACTCCCTACTTTCTCAATTAAGGAGAGGAGAAAGCTTCAATATAAGTTGGATTTTATTGGAATCAATCACTATACTAGCTTGTATGTCAGAGACTGTACCTTTTCTCCATGCAAGTCAAGTAGAAATATAGGTGAATCATTTATCTACACCGAAAGAAATGGAATTCCCATTGGAAAACCA ACCGCAATGCCAAATTACTATGTTGTTCCTTACGGCATCGAAGAGGTGGTTTTGTACACCATGAGAAGATACAATAACACCCCCATGTTCATCACTGAAAACG GTTATGCCCAACACAGCAACTCTTCGATGACGGAGTTACTGAATGACAGCGATAGAGTGGACTCCATGCGTCAGTATCTTACATATCTAAACAATGCCATGAG GAAAGGGGCAGACGTTAGGGGTTACTTCGTGTGGTCTTTCATAGATAACTTCGAATGGCTTTATGGGTACACCATGAGATTTGGACTCCATCATGTGGACTACAATAcacagaagaggacaccaaagttaTCGGCGAGGTGGTATAAGCAATTCCTACATGGTGTTGAGGTACAACATGAACATGAGCAAGTAGATACGATTTAA
- the LOC135652943 gene encoding beta-glucosidase 18-like isoform X1: MERRKKVVVVLASAFLFLVQSLFSTTCALRRDQFPPSFLFGTSTSAYQIEGAYQEGNKSLSNWDVFTHSQGGKIKDGSNGDVAADHYHIYMEDIELMRSLGINSYRFSISWSRVLPRGRYGKINPTGIAFYNNLIDSLLLRAGIEPFVTLSHYDIPQELEDRYGAWLSPKIQKDFGYFAEVCFSKFGDRVKHWSTFNEPHLMVRHGYGTGVYPPGHRNKEFIAGHNAILSHATAVEIYRKRYQVKQQGMIGIVIFMCWFEPLRNNSLDFLVAQQVMSFQVAWFLDPIIHGDYPPEMRQALGSKLPTFSIKERRKLQYKLDFIGINHYTSLYVRDCTFSPCKSSRNIGESFIYTERNGIPIGKPTAMPNYYVVPYGIEEVVLYTMRRYNNTPMFITENGYAQHSNSSMTELLNDSDRVDSMRQYLTYLNNAMRKGADVRGYFVWSFIDNFEWLYGYTMRFGLHHVDYNTQKRTPKLSARWYKQFLHGVEVQHEHEQVDTI; the protein is encoded by the exons atggagaggaggaagaaggtcgTCGTCGTCCTCGCATCCGCTTTCCTCTTCCTCGTGCAGTCGTTGTTTTCCACCACTTGTGCTCTCCGCCGGGATCAGTTCCCTCCATCTTTTCTCTTCGGGACCTCAACCTCCGCCTACCAG ATCGAGGGTGCATATCAAGAAGGTAACAAAAGCTTGAGCAACTGGGACGTCTTCACTCACTCACAAG GAGGCAAGATAAAGGATGGCAGCAATGGAGATGTTGCAGCTGATCATTACCACATCTACATG GAAGATATTGAGCTCATGCGTTCACTCGGAATCAACTCCTACAGGTTCTCCATTTCATGGTCGAGAGTCCTCCCAA GAGGTCGATATGGGAAGATTAATCCGACAGGCATAGCATTCTACAACAACCTTATCGATTCCCTGTTGCTAAGAG CAGGCATAGAACCATTTGTCACACTGAGTCACTATGACATTCCTCAAGAACTCGAAGATCGATATGGAGCTTGGCTAAGTCCAAAAATACA GAAAGATTTTGGATATTTTGCTGAGGTTTGCTTTAGCAAATTTGGTGATAGAGTGAAGCATTGGAGCACATTCAACGAGCCACATTTGATGGTGAGACATGGATATGGCACCGGAGTGTATCCTCCTGGGCATCGCAATAAAGAATTTATAGCCGGTCACAATGCGATATTATCACATGCTACCGCGGTGGAGATCTATAGGAAGAGATATCAG GTGAAACAGCAAGGCATGATTGGGATTGTAATTTTCATGTGCTGGTTTGAGCCACTCAGGAACAACTCATTGGATTTTCTAGTAGCCCAACAAGTAATGTCCTTCCAAGTTGCATG GTTTCTCGATCCAATAATCCATGGTGATTATCCACCCGAAATGCGGCAGGCTTTAGGTTCAAAACTCCCTACTTTCTCAATTAAGGAGAGGAGAAAGCTTCAATATAAGTTGGATTTTATTGGAATCAATCACTATACTAGCTTGTATGTCAGAGACTGTACCTTTTCTCCATGCAAGTCAAGTAGAAATATAGGTGAATCATTTATCTACACCGAAAGAAATGGAATTCCCATTGGAAAACCA ACCGCAATGCCAAATTACTATGTTGTTCCTTACGGCATCGAAGAGGTGGTTTTGTACACCATGAGAAGATACAATAACACCCCCATGTTCATCACTGAAAACG GTTATGCCCAACACAGCAACTCTTCGATGACGGAGTTACTGAATGACAGCGATAGAGTGGACTCCATGCGTCAGTATCTTACATATCTAAACAATGCCATGAG GAAAGGGGCAGACGTTAGGGGTTACTTCGTGTGGTCTTTCATAGATAACTTCGAATGGCTTTATGGGTACACCATGAGATTTGGACTCCATCATGTGGACTACAATAcacagaagaggacaccaaagttaTCGGCGAGGTGGTATAAGCAATTCCTACATGGTGTTGAGGTACAACATGAACATGAGCAAGTAGATACGATTTAA
- the LOC135652945 gene encoding light-harvesting complex-like protein 3 isotype 1, chloroplastic: MPMMALLASPHPPTIFRALSCKRNHLRPRITSPPPSLLLLTARNLSLVLARSADGSADAVDGNMEKKDEAVSPTPRPLESEKNKQPHQQQQQYHHHEIRDGSVVKAQALKFEDTRWVGGTWDTRQFGKNGRTDWDAVIHAEASRRKWLEDHPEASSIDEPVIFDTSIIPWWAWIKSFHLPEAEKLNGRAAMIGFFMAYFVDSLTGIGLVGQTGNFFCKTMLFATVVWVLLIRENRDIKNLKKLFEETTMYDKQWRATWQDDAPGDSKK, translated from the exons ATGCCGATGATGGCGTTGTTGGCCTCTCCTCATCCGCCGACCATCTTCCGTGCCCTATCCTGTAAGCGTAACCATCTCCGCCCCAGAATCACATCACCGccgccctctcttctacttctgacTGCCAGGAACCTATCTCTGGTTCTTGCGAGATCCGCGGATGGATCTGCTGACGCCGTAGACGGGAATATGGAGAAGAAGGACGAGGCCGTTTCTCCTACTCCTCGTCCTCTGGAGTCGGAGAAGAATAAGCAGccgcatcagcagcagcagcagtaccaccaccatgaGATTCGTGATGGTTCCGTGGTGAAGGCACAAGCGCTCAAGTTCGAGGACACGAGATGGGTTGGGGGAACCTGGGATACGAGGCAGtttgggaagaatggaagaacagATTGGGACGCCGTCATACATGCCG AGGCTAGCAGGAGAAAATGGCTTGAAGACCATCCTGAAGCCTCAAGTATCGACGAACCTGTAATATTTGATACATCAATCATACCCTGGTGGGCATGGATCAAAAGTTTTCATCTTCCTGAAGCTGAGAAACTCAATG GTCGTGCTGCAATGATTGGTTTTTTCATGGCTTATTTCGTCGATAGCTTAACCGGCATCGGGCTTGTTGGTCAAACGGGTAACTTTTTCTGCAAAACCATGTTATTTGCAACCGTAGTTTGGGTACTGCTGATCAGGGAAAAcagagatatcaagaacttaaagAAGCTCTTCGAGGAAACGACTATGTACGACAAGCAATGGCGAGCAACTTGGCAGGATGATGCTCCTGGCGACTCCAAGAAGTGA